In Natronomonas halophila, one DNA window encodes the following:
- a CDS encoding helix-turn-helix domain-containing protein: protein MDPDPDPSRFRNLMLDSEPGFEEVLRCVFGIQDHEARLYLELLDAPDSTVAELADEVDRDRSNVNRALSTLLDKELASRRRRLLDSGGHVYQYRATPPEEARELMHETLDEWAAYVHEKIDDFPGE from the coding sequence ATGGACCCCGACCCGGACCCCTCGCGGTTCCGCAATCTGATGTTGGATTCGGAACCGGGTTTCGAGGAAGTCCTTCGCTGTGTGTTCGGCATTCAGGACCACGAGGCGCGCCTCTATCTGGAACTGCTCGACGCGCCGGATAGCACCGTCGCGGAACTCGCCGACGAGGTCGACCGCGACCGGAGCAACGTCAACCGGGCGCTCTCGACGCTTCTGGACAAGGAACTCGCCTCGCGGCGGCGGCGCCTGCTCGATTCCGGCGGCCACGTCTACCAGTACCGTGCGACGCCGCCCGAGGAGGCCCGCGAACTGATGCACGAGACGCTCGACGAGTGGGCCGCCTACGTCCACGAGAAAATCGACGACTTCCCCGGCGAATAG
- a CDS encoding SDR family NAD(P)-dependent oxidoreductase, translating to MANAIIVGASSGIGRALARELSGEYDLGLAARRTDRLKAVGEDIGGAHVASIDVTQSDARERFDDLVDSLGGVDLVVLSSGIGRYNPDLEWDDERDTIDVNTRGFTALTTAAMDHFEKSGGGHLVGISSVAAEIGSQTMPAYSATKAYVSRYLEGLRYRADDDISVTDVRPGFVDTPMSPDTDRFWECSPETAAGQIARAIRKDKDVAYITRRWWLVSKVLGLLPDRYRAGVM from the coding sequence ATGGCGAACGCTATCATCGTCGGCGCTTCTTCCGGTATCGGCCGTGCGCTTGCCCGGGAGCTATCGGGCGAATACGACCTCGGATTGGCCGCCCGACGCACCGACCGGCTCAAGGCGGTCGGCGAGGACATCGGCGGCGCCCACGTCGCGAGCATCGACGTCACCCAATCCGACGCCCGCGAGCGGTTCGACGACCTCGTCGACTCGCTGGGCGGCGTCGACCTCGTGGTTCTTTCCTCCGGCATCGGCCGCTACAACCCCGACCTCGAATGGGACGACGAACGCGACACCATCGACGTCAACACCCGCGGGTTTACCGCCCTCACGACCGCGGCGATGGACCACTTCGAGAAATCCGGGGGCGGCCATCTCGTCGGCATCTCCTCGGTCGCCGCCGAAATCGGCAGTCAGACGATGCCCGCCTACAGCGCCACCAAAGCCTACGTTTCGCGATACCTCGAAGGTCTCCGCTATCGGGCCGACGACGATATCTCGGTCACCGACGTTCGACCCGGCTTCGTCGATACGCCGATGTCACCCGACACCGACCGCTTCTGGGAGTGCTCGCCGGAGACCGCCGCCGGCCAGATTGCCCGCGCGATTCGAAAGGACAAGGACGTCGCGTATATCACCCGCCGGTGGTGGCTCGTCTCGAAAGTCCTCGGCCTGCTGCCGGACCGCTACCGTGCCGGCGTGATGTGA
- the argF gene encoding ornithine carbamoyltransferase produces MNFLNIDDLTREQLDEVLTRAADQKERTARGKTGDAMAGKTLGMIFEKPSTRTRVSFETGATQLGGHAIFLGPDDIHLGHGEPVKDTARALSRYVDVIMARVFDHEDAVELAEYSEVPVVNGLTDDAHPCQTLADLMTIRERFDGFDADVAWVGDGNNVCQSFVLGAALVGLDLTVATPDGYGVDDDIMARAEELGEAPETTHDPEEAIEGADVIYTDVWVSMGEESERAEKLIDFSEAGFQIQDEWLDDRLLMHCLPAHRGEEVTDSVMESDNAIVWDQAENRLHAQKGLLTYLLE; encoded by the coding sequence ATGAACTTCCTGAACATCGACGACCTGACGCGCGAACAGCTCGACGAAGTGCTCACCCGTGCGGCCGACCAGAAGGAACGGACCGCTCGGGGCAAGACCGGCGACGCCATGGCGGGCAAGACGCTGGGCATGATATTCGAGAAACCCTCGACCCGAACCCGGGTGTCCTTCGAGACGGGCGCGACCCAACTGGGCGGCCACGCCATCTTCCTCGGCCCCGACGACATCCATCTGGGCCACGGCGAACCCGTCAAGGACACCGCTCGCGCGCTCAGCCGGTACGTCGACGTCATCATGGCGCGGGTCTTCGACCACGAGGACGCCGTCGAGTTGGCCGAATACTCCGAGGTGCCGGTCGTCAACGGCCTGACCGACGACGCCCACCCCTGCCAGACGCTGGCTGACCTGATGACTATCCGGGAGCGCTTCGACGGCTTCGACGCCGACGTGGCGTGGGTCGGCGACGGCAACAACGTCTGTCAATCGTTCGTCCTCGGGGCGGCGCTTGTCGGCCTCGATTTGACCGTGGCGACGCCGGACGGCTACGGCGTCGACGACGACATCATGGCCCGCGCCGAGGAACTCGGCGAGGCCCCCGAAACGACGCACGACCCCGAGGAAGCCATCGAGGGCGCCGACGTCATCTACACCGACGTCTGGGTCAGTATGGGCGAGGAATCCGAGCGCGCCGAGAAACTCATCGACTTCTCGGAGGCCGGCTTCCAGATACAGGACGAGTGGCTCGACGACCGCCTGCTGATGCACTGTCTGCCCGCCCACCGCGGCGAGGAGGTCACGGACTCGGTGATGGAAAGCGACAACGCCATCGTCTGGGACCAGGCCGAAAACCGCCTGCACGCCCAGAAGGGCCTGCTGACCTACCTGCTGGAGTAA
- a CDS encoding MBL fold metallo-hydrolase encodes MGLTITVLGSGGNSPIPTPTCRCRICERAREEGIPEARHGNSLYLEELSAMVDAPEYVYENLEREDIDELGYLFLTHWHPDHSAGLRVVQSRSMERMFTDPGYGLIDAARENRPTLVTTRRVYERTCEVYDGLRHFVEDVGFAETHFLDEEPLTIDGTTVEAVPYTLSGNDDMDATAFLLEDDHTTVLLATDDARYLDESDLPEHIDFAVFECGYFHETPDGTPILTEGDETLLADELTHAEVMERVRRLDPDRTLLTEIEHLYGRTHADYRELERTYEDVQFAHDGLTISVSR; translated from the coding sequence ATGGGACTGACGATTACGGTGCTCGGCAGCGGCGGGAACTCGCCCATCCCGACGCCGACCTGCCGGTGCCGCATCTGCGAGCGCGCCCGCGAGGAGGGGATTCCCGAGGCGCGACACGGCAATTCGCTGTACCTCGAAGAACTGTCGGCGATGGTCGACGCGCCGGAGTACGTCTACGAGAACCTCGAACGCGAGGACATCGACGAACTGGGGTACCTCTTTTTGACCCACTGGCATCCCGACCACTCCGCAGGCCTTCGGGTCGTCCAGTCCCGCTCGATGGAGCGGATGTTCACCGACCCCGGCTACGGCCTCATCGACGCTGCCCGCGAGAACCGCCCCACCCTCGTCACCACCCGCCGCGTCTACGAGCGCACCTGCGAGGTCTACGACGGCCTCCGGCACTTCGTCGAGGACGTCGGCTTCGCCGAGACGCATTTCCTCGACGAGGAACCGCTGACGATCGACGGAACGACGGTCGAGGCCGTCCCCTACACGCTGTCGGGCAACGACGACATGGACGCGACGGCTTTCCTCCTCGAGGACGACCACACGACCGTCCTGCTGGCGACCGACGACGCCCGATATCTGGACGAATCCGACCTCCCCGAGCACATCGATTTCGCGGTCTTCGAGTGCGGCTACTTCCACGAGACGCCCGACGGCACGCCCATCCTCACGGAGGGCGACGAGACACTCCTCGCCGACGAACTCACCCACGCGGAGGTGATGGAACGCGTCCGCCGCCTCGACCCAGACCGGACGCTCTTGACCGAAATCGAGCACCTCTACGGCCGCACCCACGCCGACTACCGCGAACTGGAGCGGACCTACGAGGACGTCCAGTTCGCCCACGACGGCCTGACGATTTCGGTGTCCCGCTGA
- a CDS encoding MFS transporter, which yields MSRTERARLAAVVFVVLFTQLLVYPGVDRLVETLGGAPTIDAGTAFLGVQLLAFVLFSAVWGAVSDRAGRRVPFIVLGAIGGTASYLALIAAVVLGVGDFRLALVLRFVEGAFTIGAFSLAITMLMDLDGGHGKNMGAAGIAIGLGAALGAPIGGQLYEISALAPLVASASLLALVAVLVATLPDRTPTDTDDLRRILDGLRHRPELLLPFGFGFADRFTGGFFGIVGTFYFRDSFGLSPGETGLALACFFAPFALLQYPFGSLSDRIGRVVPIVAGSVGYGLAIIGVALAPTFLSAAVVLVIAGVLGALIAPATMALVTDMAGPGERGAAMGGFNIFGSLGFLGGILVGGGIASRFGFFEAFAVAAALEIGIVLVALPVLVRVVPDPTSTFGTPE from the coding sequence GTGAGTCGTACCGAGCGCGCCCGTCTGGCCGCCGTCGTCTTCGTCGTCCTCTTCACGCAGTTGCTGGTGTATCCCGGCGTCGACAGACTCGTCGAGACGCTGGGCGGCGCGCCGACCATCGACGCCGGAACCGCGTTCCTCGGCGTGCAACTCCTCGCGTTCGTCCTCTTTTCGGCGGTCTGGGGCGCCGTCTCCGACCGCGCGGGCCGCCGCGTGCCGTTCATCGTCCTCGGCGCCATCGGCGGAACCGCGTCTTATCTCGCGCTGATTGCCGCCGTCGTCCTCGGCGTCGGCGACTTCCGCCTCGCCTTGGTCCTCCGGTTCGTCGAGGGTGCCTTTACCATCGGCGCCTTCTCGCTCGCGATTACGATGCTGATGGACCTCGATGGCGGCCACGGCAAGAACATGGGCGCGGCGGGCATCGCTATCGGCCTCGGGGCGGCCCTCGGCGCACCCATCGGCGGCCAACTCTACGAAATAAGCGCGTTGGCGCCGCTCGTTGCCTCGGCATCCCTGCTGGCACTGGTTGCCGTCCTCGTCGCGACGCTGCCGGACCGGACACCGACGGATACTGACGACCTCCGCCGAATCCTCGATGGCCTCCGCCACCGCCCCGAACTCCTCCTCCCCTTCGGCTTCGGGTTCGCCGACCGCTTTACCGGCGGCTTCTTCGGCATCGTCGGTACCTTCTACTTCCGGGATTCCTTCGGCCTCTCGCCCGGCGAGACTGGGCTGGCGCTGGCCTGCTTTTTCGCGCCCTTCGCGCTCCTGCAGTACCCCTTCGGCAGCCTCTCGGACCGCATCGGCCGGGTCGTCCCCATCGTCGCCGGGTCGGTCGGTTACGGGCTGGCCATCATCGGCGTCGCTCTGGCCCCGACCTTCCTCTCGGCGGCGGTCGTTCTCGTCATCGCGGGCGTTCTCGGCGCACTTATCGCCCCTGCGACGATGGCACTGGTCACCGACATGGCCGGCCCCGGCGAGCGCGGCGCCGCGATGGGCGGGTTCAACATCTTTGGGAGCCTCGGCTTCCTCGGCGGTATTCTCGTCGGCGGCGGCATCGCCTCGCGGTTCGGCTTCTTCGAAGCGTTCGCCGTCGCCGCCGCACTCGAAATCGGTATCGTCCTCGTCGCGCTGCCGGTGTTGGTTCGGGTGGTGCCCGACCCGACGTCGACCTTCGGGACGCCCGAGTGA
- the pspAB gene encoding PspA-associated protein PspAB, translating to MGVFDTIRQVLGWGAEADATRDADPEDLFGMSTAYVTMEADLDFVPSGDAALCFGDVDSTAFRDARAEVEAVLELGEEETGTTADFIEDAHGYQWVVLHDSDFENLVTSVHFAADTLMESGFGSRLLAALFAFERDETTAYWIYSFRRGAYYPFVPTGGRERDQKIEFKLQSVLDGELDVEDDTAYWYPMWPEGDTHPWG from the coding sequence ATGGGTGTCTTCGATACGATTCGGCAGGTGCTGGGTTGGGGTGCGGAGGCCGACGCCACCCGCGATGCGGACCCCGAGGACCTCTTCGGGATGTCGACGGCCTACGTCACGATGGAGGCGGACCTCGATTTCGTGCCATCGGGCGACGCGGCGCTGTGTTTCGGTGACGTCGACAGTACCGCGTTCCGTGACGCGCGCGCGGAAGTCGAGGCGGTACTGGAACTGGGCGAGGAGGAGACGGGAACGACGGCGGATTTCATCGAGGACGCTCACGGCTACCAGTGGGTCGTCCTCCACGATTCTGACTTCGAGAATCTCGTGACGAGCGTTCATTTTGCGGCCGACACGCTCATGGAGTCGGGGTTCGGCTCCCGCCTGCTGGCGGCGCTGTTCGCCTTCGAACGGGACGAGACGACGGCCTACTGGATTTACTCGTTCCGTCGAGGGGCGTACTATCCCTTCGTGCCGACGGGCGGCCGCGAGCGGGACCAGAAAATCGAGTTCAAACTCCAGAGCGTCCTCGACGGGGAACTCGATGTCGAGGACGACACCGCCTACTGGTATCCGATGTGGCCCGAGGGCGACACCCACCCCTGGGGCTGA
- the ligA gene encoding NAD-dependent DNA ligase LigA — protein MEEPEDNPYIRNPPFEFDPVEDLDEEAAERQVELLREAVRYHDYRYYQLADPVISDNAYDDLFERLEALEEEFDLRSETSPTQRVGGEPVDELETVDHVTPMLSIDSSVEEEDVRDFADRVHDRLAEADYDGPVQYLCEPKFDGLSVELVYEDGELQRAATRGDGEEGDDVTENVRTIRSVPLQLTGDYPDFLAVRGEVFMPRDAFNEYNRERIERSDDPFANPRNAAAGTLRQLDPSVTAERPLDCFVFDVLDDGDYGFERRIDEHQKVTEWGFHVDDHTRLVEDIDGAVEFRETMLEMRDDLNYEIDGTVIKVDRKDACEVLGATSRAPRWAYAYKFPARTEVTTVRDIIVQVGRTGRLTPVALLDKVEVAGVEVSRATLHNPEQIEELGVDIGDKVRLKRAGDVIPYIEEVVEAETEGTFAFPDSCPVCGSPVEREGPMAFCSAGIDCEAQLRRLVEYYASQDGLDIEGLGEEAVNRLVDEGLVESLPDLYDLSVEELADLDGWGETSAENLVSELEASTEPPLADFLSALGIPEVGPTTAADLARQFGTLDAVMAADTEDLRVVEGIGPTMATEIAGFFNTERNREIIQELRDHGVEPQEAEEAGEALDGLTFVFTGSLEGMTRDDAKELVEANGGAATSSVSSNTNYLVVGKNPGTAKREDADEHDVPQIDQSEFEALLEDHGIDVDIDE, from the coding sequence ATGGAGGAACCGGAGGACAACCCCTATATCCGGAACCCGCCCTTCGAGTTCGACCCCGTCGAGGACCTCGACGAGGAAGCGGCCGAACGGCAGGTCGAACTGTTGCGGGAGGCCGTCCGGTATCACGATTATCGTTACTACCAACTCGCGGACCCCGTTATCTCGGATAACGCCTACGACGACCTTTTTGAGCGATTGGAGGCGCTCGAAGAGGAGTTCGACCTCCGGTCCGAAACCAGTCCGACCCAGCGGGTCGGCGGCGAACCCGTCGACGAACTCGAAACCGTCGACCACGTCACGCCAATGCTCTCTATCGACTCCTCGGTGGAGGAAGAAGACGTTCGGGATTTCGCCGACCGAGTCCACGACCGACTCGCAGAAGCGGACTACGACGGGCCGGTTCAGTACCTCTGTGAGCCGAAGTTCGACGGCCTCTCCGTCGAGTTGGTCTACGAGGACGGCGAACTCCAGCGGGCGGCCACCCGCGGCGACGGCGAGGAAGGCGACGACGTGACCGAGAACGTCCGGACCATCCGGTCGGTCCCGCTGCAACTCACCGGCGACTACCCCGACTTCCTGGCCGTCCGTGGGGAGGTGTTCATGCCCCGGGACGCCTTCAACGAGTACAACCGCGAACGCATCGAGCGCAGCGACGACCCCTTCGCGAACCCCCGGAACGCGGCGGCGGGCACGCTCCGGCAGTTGGACCCCTCGGTGACCGCCGAACGCCCCCTCGACTGTTTCGTCTTCGACGTACTGGACGACGGCGACTACGGCTTCGAGCGCCGCATCGACGAACACCAGAAGGTGACTGAGTGGGGTTTTCACGTCGATGACCACACCCGACTCGTCGAGGACATCGACGGCGCCGTCGAGTTCCGTGAGACGATGCTGGAGATGCGGGACGACCTCAACTACGAAATCGACGGCACCGTCATCAAGGTCGACCGTAAGGACGCCTGCGAGGTGTTGGGGGCGACCTCGCGGGCGCCGCGATGGGCCTACGCCTACAAGTTTCCCGCTCGGACCGAGGTGACGACGGTCCGGGACATCATCGTGCAGGTCGGCCGAACGGGGCGCCTGACGCCGGTTGCGCTGCTGGACAAGGTCGAAGTCGCGGGCGTCGAGGTCTCGCGAGCGACCCTGCACAATCCCGAACAGATCGAGGAACTGGGCGTCGATATCGGCGACAAGGTCCGACTCAAGCGCGCGGGCGACGTCATCCCCTACATCGAGGAGGTCGTCGAGGCCGAAACCGAGGGTACCTTCGCGTTCCCCGATTCGTGTCCGGTCTGTGGCAGTCCGGTCGAACGGGAGGGGCCGATGGCGTTCTGCTCGGCGGGCATCGACTGTGAGGCACAGCTTCGGCGGCTCGTCGAATACTACGCCTCACAGGACGGTCTCGATATCGAAGGCCTCGGCGAGGAGGCGGTTAACCGGTTGGTCGACGAGGGCCTCGTCGAGAGCCTGCCGGACCTCTACGACCTGTCGGTCGAGGAACTGGCCGACCTCGACGGCTGGGGGGAGACGAGCGCCGAGAACCTCGTTTCGGAACTCGAGGCGAGCACGGAGCCGCCGCTGGCGGATTTCCTCTCGGCGCTCGGTATCCCCGAAGTCGGGCCGACGACGGCGGCGGACCTCGCCCGACAGTTCGGGACGCTGGATGCGGTGATGGCTGCCGATACCGAGGACCTGCGGGTAGTCGAGGGTATCGGCCCGACGATGGCCACCGAGATCGCGGGCTTCTTCAACACCGAGCGGAACCGCGAGATAATCCAGGAGCTACGCGACCACGGCGTCGAACCGCAGGAAGCCGAGGAAGCCGGCGAGGCGCTTGACGGCTTGACCTTCGTCTTCACGGGGTCGCTGGAGGGGATGACCCGCGACGATGCCAAGGAACTCGTCGAGGCCAACGGCGGCGCCGCCACCTCCAGCGTCTCCAGCAACACGAATTACCTCGTGGTCGGGAAAAATCCGGGAACGGCCAAGCGGGAAGACGCCGACGAACACGACGTGCCGCAAATCGACCAATCGGAGTTCGAGGCGCTGCTGGAAGACCACGGTATCGACGTCGATATCGACGAATAG
- a CDS encoding pyridoxal-phosphate-dependent aminotransferase family protein, with protein sequence MTEKSEYTGDYPDKTLYLPGPTEVREDVIEAMAEPMFGHRMDRMTDLYTTIVEDTKEFLDTDNDVIVLSASGTEFWEATTLNLVEDDILVPTSGAFSERQANVAERLGKNVDRIEYDWGEAVKPDDIREALEESTEGYDAVGVVMNETSTGVRNPVEEIGDLLGDYPDTFFIVDAISCLGGDFIDIEGHNIDAIFTSTQKAFAMPPGLAVCVVSDAAYDREVEKDSASWYGGFQRCLDYYDRKGQTHSTPAIPLMLAYRKQMKHMLDETHEARDQRHKEMAEYTREWAREHFGLYPEEGYESQTVTCVENTRGINVAETVEQVSEEYDMVFSSGYGDIGEESFRIGHMGEHDLESIKELTDAIEDVADL encoded by the coding sequence ATGACCGAGAAAAGCGAATACACCGGGGATTACCCCGACAAGACGCTGTATCTGCCCGGCCCGACCGAGGTCCGCGAGGACGTCATCGAGGCGATGGCCGAACCGATGTTCGGCCACCGGATGGACCGGATGACCGACCTCTATACGACCATCGTCGAAGACACCAAGGAGTTCCTCGATACCGACAACGACGTCATCGTCCTCTCGGCGTCGGGCACCGAGTTCTGGGAGGCGACGACGCTCAACCTCGTCGAGGACGACATCCTCGTCCCCACGAGCGGCGCCTTCAGCGAGCGGCAGGCCAATGTCGCCGAGCGACTCGGCAAGAACGTCGACCGCATCGAATACGACTGGGGTGAGGCGGTCAAGCCCGACGACATCCGGGAAGCGCTCGAAGAAAGCACCGAGGGCTACGACGCCGTCGGCGTCGTCATGAACGAGACGTCGACGGGCGTCCGCAACCCCGTCGAGGAAATCGGCGACCTGCTCGGCGACTACCCGGATACCTTCTTCATCGTCGACGCCATCTCCTGTCTCGGCGGCGACTTCATCGACATCGAGGGTCACAACATCGACGCCATCTTCACCTCGACCCAGAAGGCCTTCGCGATGCCGCCCGGCCTCGCGGTCTGTGTCGTCAGCGACGCCGCCTACGACCGGGAAGTCGAGAAGGATTCGGCCTCCTGGTACGGCGGATTCCAGCGCTGTCTGGACTACTACGACCGGAAGGGCCAGACCCATTCAACGCCCGCTATCCCGCTCATGCTGGCCTACCGCAAGCAGATGAAGCACATGCTCGACGAGACCCACGAGGCCCGCGACCAGCGCCACAAGGAGATGGCCGAGTACACTCGCGAGTGGGCCCGCGAGCATTTCGGCCTCTACCCCGAGGAAGGCTACGAGTCCCAGACGGTCACCTGCGTCGAGAACACCCGCGGCATCAACGTTGCCGAAACCGTGGAGCAGGTTTCCGAGGAATACGACATGGTCTTCTCCAGCGGCTATGGCGACATCGGCGAGGAGAGCTTCCGTATCGGCCACATGGGCGAACACGACCTCGAGAGCATCAAAGAACTCACCGACGCTATCGAGGACGTCGCGGACCTCTAA